The genomic window TTCTAGAGTCAGTGTCGATCAGTATGAAAATATTCAGGTTGGCCAACAGGTTGTCAATATCCACAGTGTGGAAGATGTCGAAGTGGTGATACAACTTCCCGATCAAATTTATGTCAATCAACCTAATGAAACACTGCACTCGAATGTTGAAGCCGTGGTGAGAGTGCCAAGCGGTAATGAGTACACCGCGAGTATTAAAGAGTTCACGACCGAGCCAGATCCCAGTACCGGTACCTTTACCGTGACACTTGCGTTACCTATGCCAGCCGATGATTTGATTCTTGACGGTATGGCGGTTGAAGTGACGTCAAGCGGACGCGACATCGGTTTGGATTTGAAAGCAGGAGTATTGGTTCCCATTGAGGCGGTGTTTAATGGCGATGGCGATGAGTTAACGCGCCAGAACTCTTATGTGTGGGTGGTTAACGGCGACAATACCGTCTCGAAGCAACAAGTGGTGTTAGGAAAAGCAAATCAGAAAACATTGCAGATAATGAAAGGATTAGAAACGGGGCAGCATGTCGTTGTTGCAGGCGTATCGCGATTGCGAGATGGGATGACCGTGGAAGTATTGTCTCAGGAGACGAACAATGAGTGAAGTAAATAACAAGCCTCAAAATGACGATCAACAGGGTGATGATCAGATCACAGGTGTGGCTTCTTACTTTATACGTAACAAAGTCATTAGTTGGATGCTATCTCTGATCTTTCTTATTGGTGGTGTTTCTGCGTTCTTCGGTCTGGGTCGTTTAGAAGATCCTGCCTTTACCATCAAAGATGCAATGGTTGTCACCTCGTATCCCGGAGCAACGCCTCAGCAGGTGGAAGAGGAAGTGACTTACCCACTAGAAAAAGCGATTCAACAGCTTACCTATGTCGACGAAGTGAACTCTATCTCTAGCCGTGGCCTGTCTCAGGTAACGGTGACGATGAAGAATAACTATGGCCCGGACGATCTTCCGCAAATTTGGGATGAACTTCGCCGAAAAGTGAAT from Vibrio artabrorum includes these protein-coding regions:
- a CDS encoding efflux RND transporter periplasmic adaptor subunit, which encodes MKTLKVVVGLSCLALVTACEDKQVVVVDSTPLVKAIEISVIDFSDKLYFPAVANAAEKAHLSFRVAGEINKLDVKEGERVSKGDIIAELDPTDYQLDVDNAQARYTVINSQYQRSSPLVKKGLLAKSQFDEIAAQRQIAYAELELATLRLSFTKLRAPVDGIISRVSVDQYENIQVGQQVVNIHSVEDVEVVIQLPDQIYVNQPNETLHSNVEAVVRVPSGNEYTASIKEFTTEPDPSTGTFTVTLALPMPADDLILDGMAVEVTSSGRDIGLDLKAGVLVPIEAVFNGDGDELTRQNSYVWVVNGDNTVSKQQVVLGKANQKTLQIMKGLETGQHVVVAGVSRLRDGMTVEVLSQETNNE